Proteins found in one Streptomyces sp. NBC_00461 genomic segment:
- a CDS encoding transposase, which yields MTYVMPCHILRIPEGQGLLGQVEDRAPSDVPAWPATTPKPWREQIAYVAIDMSPGYRAAVRTELPHATVAVDHFHVVRPATKMLNLVRRRTTATLRSWRGWAGGPEWKARRRLLRNGEDLTDTQFSTMWNQFIGTGDVGMTLLTAHRTGHLRWKFLTWCADCDIPEVRTLARTVGRWWPEIQAFIATGHSNAKSEGINRMIKLAARAAHGFRNPANQRLRTHCDTARRARGHLHPG from the coding sequence GTGACCTATGTCATGCCATGCCACATCCTGCGGATTCCCGAAGGGCAGGGCCTGCTGGGCCAGGTCGAAGACCGCGCCCCCAGCGACGTGCCGGCCTGGCCGGCAACCACCCCCAAGCCCTGGCGTGAGCAGATCGCTTACGTCGCCATCGACATGTCCCCCGGCTACCGGGCCGCCGTGCGTACCGAACTGCCCCACGCCACCGTGGCAGTCGACCACTTCCACGTCGTCCGGCCGGCGACCAAGATGCTGAACCTGGTGCGCCGCCGCACCACCGCCACCCTGCGCAGCTGGCGCGGATGGGCCGGCGGCCCGGAATGGAAGGCCCGGCGCCGCCTGTTGCGCAACGGCGAAGACCTCACCGACACTCAGTTCAGCACGATGTGGAACCAGTTCATCGGTACCGGCGACGTCGGCATGACGCTGCTGACCGCGCACCGAACCGGCCACCTGCGCTGGAAGTTCCTCACCTGGTGCGCCGATTGCGACATCCCCGAAGTCCGCACCCTCGCGCGCACCGTCGGCCGCTGGTGGCCCGAGATCCAAGCCTTCATCGCCACCGGCCACAGCAACGCCAAGAGCGAAGGCATCAACCGCATGATCAAGCTCGCCGCGCGAGCCGCCCATGGCTTCCGCAACCCCGCCAACCAACGCCTACGCACACACTGCGACACCGCCCGCCGGGCCCGAGGCCACCTCCACCCCGGCTGA
- the lexA gene encoding transcriptional repressor LexA, with amino-acid sequence MENTTPARRGRPQGPGTAEGELTGRQAAIVRYIKETVDRQGYPPSMREIGKAVDLNSTSSVAYQLLALERKGILYRDPHRPRAYRVRPSWAPDLDGKAVEQVDVPLVGRIAAGAPLLADEMVEDVYTLPRQVVGDGEVFALTVSGDSMVDAAICDGDIVAVKRQDSADHGDIVAALLEDEATVKVLRRQDGQVWLMPRNPAYEPIRGDEARILGKVVGVLRVL; translated from the coding sequence ATGGAGAACACCACGCCCGCCCGCCGGGGCCGACCTCAAGGCCCCGGCACTGCCGAAGGAGAGCTGACGGGCCGCCAGGCGGCCATCGTCCGCTACATCAAGGAGACGGTCGACCGACAGGGATACCCGCCGTCGATGCGGGAGATCGGCAAGGCCGTAGACCTCAACAGCACCTCCTCGGTCGCCTACCAACTGCTCGCGCTCGAGCGCAAAGGCATCCTCTATCGCGACCCGCACCGGCCTCGCGCCTACCGGGTCAGGCCGTCATGGGCGCCTGACCTCGATGGCAAAGCCGTGGAACAGGTCGATGTGCCGCTCGTCGGCCGGATCGCCGCCGGCGCGCCCCTGCTCGCCGACGAGATGGTCGAGGACGTCTACACCCTGCCCCGTCAGGTCGTGGGCGACGGCGAGGTGTTCGCGCTGACGGTGTCCGGCGACAGCATGGTCGACGCGGCGATCTGCGACGGAGACATCGTCGCCGTCAAACGACAGGACAGCGCCGATCACGGCGACATCGTCGCCGCGCTCCTTGAGGACGAGGCCACTGTCAAAGTACTGCGCCGGCAGGACGGGCAGGTGTGGCTCATGCCCCGCAATCCGGCCTACGAGCCGATCCGCGGCGACGAGGCGCGGATCCTCGGCAAGGTCGTCGGCGTTCTCCGCGTTCTCTGA